A window from Aerococcus sp. Group 1 encodes these proteins:
- a CDS encoding NADPH-dependent FMN reductase produces MKILVLSGSNVGHKTEVAAKAILDILAKDQYSDHKVEFINLLDKEMDFADGRNFLDYKGDTLEVAQTVMDADVLFIGTPIFQASIPASLKNVFDLLPEKALEYKTVGIFASSGSNRHYLIPELQLKPILNYMKANVTPRYVYLSARDFTLNEISSDDVLLRLEQLVDETLTLAKTYQEIQRIEDEKLGF; encoded by the coding sequence ATGAAAATACTTGTCTTATCCGGCTCCAATGTGGGCCATAAAACTGAAGTGGCTGCCAAAGCTATTCTGGATATCTTAGCCAAAGACCAATATAGTGACCATAAAGTGGAATTTATTAACCTATTAGATAAGGAAATGGATTTTGCCGACGGAAGAAACTTCCTCGATTATAAGGGAGATACCTTGGAAGTCGCTCAAACCGTCATGGATGCTGATGTCCTCTTTATCGGGACTCCTATCTTCCAAGCTTCCATTCCGGCTTCTTTGAAAAATGTCTTTGACCTCTTACCAGAGAAAGCCCTGGAATATAAAACTGTGGGTATTTTTGCCTCATCAGGGTCTAACCGCCACTACTTGATTCCTGAATTGCAATTAAAACCCATCCTGAACTATATGAAAGCTAATGTTACACCGCGCTATGTCTACCTGAGTGCCAGAGACTTTACCCTTAATGAAATTTCTTCCGATGATGTGCTCTTACGCCTAGAACAATTAGTCGATGAAACCCTTACCTTGGCGAAAACCTACCAAGAAATTCAACGGATCGAAGATGAAAAATTAGGGTTTTAA